One window from the genome of Parasteatoda tepidariorum isolate YZ-2023 chromosome 8, CAS_Ptep_4.0, whole genome shotgun sequence encodes:
- the LOC107440413 gene encoding mitochondrial genome maintenance exonuclease 1 produces the protein MRKSIMINEFHRFKICDYVLRLIKIEKINFCTFSNNSNDDEDEKVSPKRRKIVVYRKTFSVHPSKPSKILDWKKASQVVKRLNYENKKLFGPLLNHSQNEQYDKTKLNEFNEIVQHRTTLPIEDCADSKPAPKKSSGRSGINNSLDFDYNNILDFPLLNKSYDGEKMQIKINEINALRKHLESKTNFMVPSVSAILEKTMPKESVEALARWKRNMIEKLGEEGFQKYRAELLKNGASIHSNINSYLSATPEADILIEESNLGHWRSLKTIFPRITDIKLLEERVSHPFLCYKGIVDCFAKYRDHLVVIDWKTSKRTKGALSSTYDNPLQIAAYVGALNFDPKFQYLVRKGLIVVAYESGVPANPLFIDEEKMLKYWKEWLKRIKLYWEIVESSK, from the exons ATGAGGAAGTCTATTATGATTAATGAATTCcatcgttttaaaatttgtgattacGTCCTCAGActaataaaaatcgaaaaaattaatttttgtactttttctaataattcCAACGATGACGAAGATGAGAAGGTGTCAccgaaaaggagaaaaattgttgtttataGGAAAACTTTCTCTGTTCATCCAAGTAAACCTTCCAAAATATTAGATTGGAAAAAGGCTTCACAGGTTGTTAAACGattgaattatgaaaataagaaattatttgggCCACTCTTAAACCACTCTCAAAACGAACAATACGACAAAACGAAGTTGAATGAGTTTAATGAAATTGTTCAGCACCGAACTACGCTTCCCATCGAAGATTGTGCCGATTCAAAACCTGCTCCTAAAAAAAGCAGTGGTAGAAGTGGAATAAACAATTCATTGgattttgattataataatatcttAGATTTCCCTCTTTTAAATAAGTCTTATGACGGAGagaaaatgcaaattaagattaatgaaataaatgcattgcGGAAACATTTAGAAAGTAAGACTAACTTCATGGTGCCAAGTGTTTctgcaattttagaaaaaactatgCCGAAAGAGAGTGTGGAAGCTTTAGCTCGATGGAAACGGAATATGATTGAGAAATTAGGTGAAGAAGGCTTTCAGAAATACAGGGCTG agttattgaaaaatggagcTTCTATTCATTCCAACATTAATAGTTACTTGAGTGCAACTCCTGAAGCTGATATTCTAATTGAGGAAAGTAATTTGGGACATTGGAGAAGTCTGaagaccatatttcctagaatAACTGACATCAAGCTGTTAGAAGAAAGAGTTTCACATCCATTTCTATGCTATAAGGGTATAGTAGattgttttgcaaaatataG AGATCATTTGGTGGTGATTGATTGGAAAACATCAAAAAGAACAAAAGGAGCTTTATCCAGCACCTATGACAATCCTTTACAAATTGCTGCCTATGTTGGAGCTTTAAATTTTGATcctaaatttcaatatttg GTTAGAAAAGGATTAATAGTTGTTGCATATGAGAGTGGAGTTCCTGCAAATCCTCTTTTCattgatgaagaaaaaatgttgaaatattgGAAAGAATGGTTGAAACGAATCAAACTATACTGGGAGATTGTAGAATCttccaaataa